In Streptococcus uberis, a single window of DNA contains:
- a CDS encoding SPFH domain-containing protein, which translates to MLYSLIIFSFWAIFALIVIASSLYVVRQQSVAIIERFGKYQKTSQSGIHIRMPFGIDKIAARVQLRLLQTEIIVETKTKDNVFVTLNVATQYRVNENNVTDAYYKLMKPEAQIKSYIEDALRSSVPKLTLDELFEKKDEIALEVQHQVAEEMSTYGYIIVKTLITKVEPDAEVKQSMNEINAAQRKRVAAQELAEADKIKIVTAASAEAEKDRLHGVGIAQQRKAIVDGLAESIQELKDANISLSEEQIMAILLTNQYLDTLNTFASRGNQTIFLPNTPNGVDDIRTQVLSALKVK; encoded by the coding sequence ATGCTTTATTCATTAATCATTTTTAGTTTTTGGGCTATTTTTGCTTTAATTGTGATTGCAAGTAGCTTATATGTTGTTCGTCAACAGTCTGTTGCCATCATCGAACGCTTTGGGAAATACCAAAAAACGTCTCAAAGTGGTATTCATATTCGTATGCCTTTCGGTATTGATAAAATTGCTGCACGTGTCCAATTGCGACTCTTGCAAACAGAGATTATTGTTGAGACAAAGACAAAAGATAATGTTTTCGTTACCTTAAATGTTGCCACTCAATATCGTGTCAATGAAAACAATGTTACAGACGCCTATTATAAATTGATGAAGCCAGAGGCACAAATTAAATCTTATATTGAAGACGCCCTTCGTTCATCCGTACCTAAACTAACTTTGGACGAACTGTTTGAGAAAAAAGATGAAATCGCCTTAGAAGTTCAACATCAAGTGGCAGAAGAAATGTCAACCTATGGTTATATCATCGTTAAAACATTGATCACCAAAGTGGAACCAGATGCGGAAGTGAAACAATCGATGAATGAAATCAATGCTGCCCAACGCAAACGCGTAGCTGCCCAAGAATTAGCTGAAGCAGATAAGATTAAAATTGTCACAGCGGCATCGGCAGAAGCTGAAAAAGATCGCTTACACGGAGTTGGTATTGCCCAACAACGTAAAGCAATTGTCGACGGTTTAGCAGAATCTATCCAAGAATTAAAAGATGCTAATATTAGCTTAAGTGAAGAACAGATAATGGCTATTCTTTTAACCAATCAATATTTAGATACATTGAATACATTTGCCAGTCGAGGAAACCAAACTATTTTCTTACCAAATACGCCAAATGGAGTGGATGATATCAGAACACAAGTTCTCTCAGCACTTAAAGTCAAATAA
- a CDS encoding putative metal homeostasis protein has protein sequence MAEKTDLASAYRRLKSPNIKTKKRALKIIHEHKRSGKK, from the coding sequence ATGGCTGAAAAAACTGACTTGGCGTCAGCTTATCGCAGACTAAAAAGTCCTAACATTAAAACAAAAAAACGTGCTTTAAAGATTATTCATGAGCACAAGAGATCAGGTAAAAAATAG
- a CDS encoding amino acid ABC transporter ATP-binding protein produces the protein MSNPIIEIKHLKKSYGNNEVLKDISLSVNKGEVISIIGSSGSGKSTLLRSINLLEEPTAGEILFHGNNVLDDNYNLIHYREKLGMVFQSFNLFDNLNVLENAIVAQTTVLKRSRQEAEKIAKENLNKVGMTEQYWKAKPKQLSGGQKQRVAIARALSVNPEAMLFDEPTSALDPEMVGEVLKTMQDLAKSGLTMIIVTHEMDFAQEVSNRVIFMDKGVIAEEGTPQEIFENPKEERTKEFLQRFLK, from the coding sequence ATGTCTAACCCAATTATTGAAATCAAACATTTAAAAAAATCTTATGGCAATAATGAAGTCCTTAAAGATATTTCATTATCAGTCAATAAAGGAGAAGTTATTTCCATTATCGGCTCGTCTGGTTCTGGTAAATCTACACTACTGAGATCCATTAATCTTTTGGAAGAACCAACAGCTGGGGAAATTCTTTTCCATGGGAATAATGTTCTAGACGACAATTATAATCTGATTCACTACCGTGAAAAATTAGGAATGGTTTTTCAATCCTTTAACCTTTTTGATAATCTAAACGTCTTAGAAAATGCTATTGTTGCACAAACCACTGTTTTAAAAAGAAGTCGTCAGGAAGCTGAGAAAATCGCTAAAGAAAACCTTAACAAGGTTGGAATGACCGAGCAATATTGGAAAGCAAAACCAAAACAACTTTCCGGAGGTCAAAAGCAAAGGGTTGCTATTGCTCGTGCATTATCTGTTAATCCAGAAGCTATGCTCTTTGACGAACCTACTTCTGCACTTGATCCTGAAATGGTTGGCGAAGTTTTAAAAACCATGCAAGATTTGGCTAAATCAGGATTAACCATGATCATCGTAACCCATGAAATGGATTTTGCCCAAGAAGTATCAAACCGAGTCATCTTTATGGATAAAGGTGTGATTGCTGAAGAAGGTACACCACAAGAAATTTTTGAAAATCCAAAAGAGGAACGCACAAAAGAATTTTTACAACGCTTCTTAAAATAA
- a CDS encoding ABC transporter substrate-binding protein/permease, which produces MRKFLMSCFAALLLLFAGVSQADADQYLRVGMEAAYAPFNWTQDDNSNGAVPIEGTNQYANGYDVQVAKKVAKSLNKKLLVVKTSWTGLIPALTSGKIDMIAAGMSPTEERKKEIAFSDSYYTSEPVIVVKADSKFAKAKSLDDFAGAKITAQQGVWHVNLIPQINGVKAQTPMGDFSQMRQALSSGVIDGYISERPEAMTAENVNSAFKMVVLKKAFTVNESDAAIAVGMRKDDPRIVQVNTVLADLSANDRLDLMDKMVTLQPKEKKAENGVQPSFLDQMWSIVTKNWKQFLRGTGLTLLISTIGTIVGLIIGLLIGIYRTAPKSKHKVLAFFQKLFGWFLNVYIEVFRGTPMIVQSMVIYYGTAQAFGISIDRTLAAIFIVSINTGAYMTEIVRGGIFAVDKGQFEAATALGFTHGQTMRKIVLPQVVRNILPATGNEFVINIKDTSVLNVISVVELYFSGNTVATQNYQYFQTFSVIAVIYFILTFTVTRILRYVERRIDDDNYTTTVNELP; this is translated from the coding sequence ATGAGGAAATTTTTAATGAGCTGTTTCGCTGCTCTTCTCCTCCTTTTTGCAGGAGTTAGTCAGGCAGATGCAGACCAATATTTAAGAGTTGGAATGGAAGCAGCTTACGCGCCATTCAACTGGACACAAGATGATAATTCAAATGGTGCCGTACCAATTGAAGGAACCAACCAATATGCAAACGGCTATGATGTTCAAGTCGCTAAAAAAGTAGCCAAATCACTAAATAAGAAACTTTTAGTTGTTAAAACATCATGGACAGGCTTGATTCCAGCCCTAACATCAGGAAAAATTGATATGATTGCAGCTGGTATGAGTCCTACCGAGGAACGTAAAAAAGAAATTGCTTTTTCTGATAGCTATTATACGAGCGAACCCGTTATCGTTGTTAAAGCAGATAGCAAGTTTGCAAAGGCCAAATCATTGGATGATTTTGCAGGAGCTAAAATCACCGCCCAACAAGGGGTATGGCATGTTAATCTCATTCCACAAATCAATGGTGTTAAAGCACAAACACCAATGGGAGACTTCTCTCAAATGCGTCAAGCCCTTTCATCAGGTGTCATTGATGGGTATATCTCTGAAAGACCTGAAGCAATGACAGCTGAAAATGTCAATTCAGCCTTTAAGATGGTTGTCTTAAAAAAAGCATTTACTGTCAATGAATCCGATGCCGCAATTGCTGTTGGTATGCGTAAAGACGATCCTAGAATTGTTCAAGTTAATACTGTTTTAGCTGATTTATCTGCTAATGATCGTCTTGATTTGATGGATAAGATGGTTACTTTACAGCCAAAAGAAAAGAAAGCCGAAAATGGTGTGCAACCATCATTCCTTGACCAGATGTGGTCTATTGTAACGAAGAACTGGAAACAATTCTTACGAGGAACTGGTTTAACCCTTCTTATCTCAACCATTGGTACCATTGTGGGGCTTATCATTGGTCTCTTAATTGGTATCTATAGAACAGCTCCTAAATCAAAGCATAAGGTTTTAGCTTTTTTCCAAAAATTATTTGGATGGTTCCTTAATGTTTATATTGAGGTCTTCCGTGGAACTCCGATGATTGTACAATCTATGGTTATTTACTATGGAACAGCTCAAGCCTTTGGTATTTCTATCGATAGAACCTTAGCCGCTATCTTTATTGTTTCTATTAATACTGGCGCATACATGACCGAAATTGTTCGTGGTGGTATTTTCGCAGTAGATAAAGGCCAATTTGAAGCAGCGACAGCTCTTGGTTTTACCCATGGCCAAACCATGCGTAAGATTGTTTTACCACAGGTTGTAAGAAATATCTTACCAGCAACTGGTAATGAATTTGTCATTAATATCAAAGACACCTCTGTGTTAAACGTTATTTCCGTTGTAGAGCTTTATTTCTCAGGGAATACTGTTGCCACTCAAAACTACCAATATTTCCAAACATTCTCTGTGATTGCTGTCATTTACTTCATCCTCACCTTTACCGTTACACGCATTCTTCGCTATGTAGAACGTCGTATTGATGATGACAATTACACAACTACAGTTAATGAATTGCCTTGA
- a CDS encoding DUF2207 domain-containing protein — protein MKKWFFLFILFLGFFGQNILASEVDYRIPLYEGFLTVNEDNSADFRQEVTYIFSSDYNGQYLSLGKAGNMPDGFGIDQNPQVQAYKNGQKVEVSSFLEDLGDGYRLKVYNSGQATDKVKIVVTWKLRHLLSKYQDIAVLNWKPISDWDETLETVHFAIKSQKTSQEQEMYLHRGYFFPGAHEKGKNQIDMRASKVSGVLEFHGYWDSSIVTGMAENQNYLPKFKKTEETIAKNTRLANNIVNYYIYIVVALLFLLAGFCWYLFKKSVFRYSNHKDERLYALPGDQAPLVIAQKIFHLDLQKLNPSQSILKDDNISFENLVQATLLDLVDRKAIMMEKEDNHYYLSLVNDSHLSDFEKAFVRMAFGDQKKLKTDQLFADYFFDSGIEKKLKKQYKGQELQRQVNQRGKEHLDKLDRAFRNLTELVKNHIGTEGDHYYRSMTVKEKIYLGLANAFLVFIIIILFCLGFYVMAMANGRNLIIDIVLALIAIVGIYQMTKQTSKDLLQGVLTQEGQLARQPWDAFIHMLKDIDHFEKAEVESLVVWNRMLVYASMFGFAEQVEKYMILHGIQLEDKNLGHQYGSIHPFMYGMTNNLTSSSMAASNASHFSVSSGSSSGGFSGGGFSGGGGGGGGGAF, from the coding sequence ATGAAAAAATGGTTTTTTTTATTCATACTATTTTTAGGTTTTTTTGGACAAAACATTTTGGCATCTGAAGTTGACTATCGTATTCCATTATATGAGGGATTTTTGACGGTCAATGAAGACAATAGTGCTGATTTTCGTCAAGAAGTGACTTATATTTTTTCATCGGATTACAATGGTCAGTACCTTAGTTTAGGAAAAGCTGGTAATATGCCTGATGGTTTTGGAATTGATCAAAATCCACAAGTTCAAGCCTATAAAAACGGTCAAAAAGTGGAAGTCTCTAGCTTCCTAGAGGATTTGGGTGATGGCTATCGCTTGAAAGTTTATAATTCTGGGCAAGCAACAGACAAAGTAAAAATTGTGGTAACCTGGAAGCTTCGCCATTTATTATCCAAATATCAAGATATTGCAGTCTTGAATTGGAAACCTATCTCAGACTGGGATGAAACTCTTGAAACTGTTCATTTCGCGATAAAAAGTCAGAAAACCAGCCAAGAACAGGAGATGTATCTTCATAGAGGCTATTTTTTCCCTGGTGCACATGAAAAAGGGAAAAATCAGATTGACATGAGAGCATCTAAAGTTAGTGGTGTCCTAGAATTTCATGGCTACTGGGATAGTAGCATTGTGACGGGAATGGCCGAAAATCAAAACTATTTGCCGAAATTTAAGAAGACAGAAGAAACAATAGCTAAAAACACGCGCTTAGCCAATAACATTGTCAACTACTACATCTATATAGTCGTCGCACTCCTTTTCTTATTGGCAGGTTTTTGTTGGTATCTCTTTAAAAAATCTGTTTTTCGATATAGCAATCATAAAGATGAACGGCTTTATGCCTTGCCTGGTGACCAGGCTCCCCTTGTCATTGCTCAAAAGATTTTTCATTTAGATCTTCAGAAGTTAAACCCAAGCCAGTCAATCCTTAAGGATGATAATATTAGCTTTGAAAATCTTGTTCAAGCAACTTTACTTGATTTAGTTGACCGCAAAGCTATTATGATGGAGAAAGAAGACAATCATTATTATTTAAGTTTAGTAAATGATAGCCATTTGTCTGATTTTGAGAAAGCTTTCGTCCGCATGGCATTTGGTGATCAGAAAAAATTAAAAACAGATCAGTTATTTGCGGATTACTTCTTTGACTCAGGTATTGAAAAGAAATTAAAAAAACAATATAAAGGTCAAGAGTTGCAACGCCAGGTGAATCAGCGAGGCAAGGAGCATTTAGATAAATTGGACCGCGCCTTTCGGAATCTGACGGAACTTGTCAAGAATCACATTGGTACAGAAGGTGATCACTATTATCGCTCCATGACTGTTAAAGAGAAAATCTATTTAGGGTTGGCTAATGCTTTCCTAGTTTTTATTATCATTATCCTTTTTTGCCTTGGATTTTATGTTATGGCTATGGCCAATGGTCGCAATCTCATCATTGATATTGTTTTAGCACTTATTGCCATTGTTGGCATTTATCAAATGACTAAACAGACCAGTAAAGACCTTCTGCAAGGCGTTCTAACACAAGAAGGACAATTGGCTCGTCAGCCTTGGGATGCTTTTATCCATATGCTCAAAGATATTGATCATTTTGAAAAAGCAGAGGTTGAAAGTTTAGTGGTTTGGAATAGAATGTTAGTTTATGCAAGTATGTTTGGATTTGCTGAACAAGTTGAAAAATACATGATTTTACATGGTATTCAGCTTGAGGATAAGAATCTAGGGCATCAGTATGGCTCGATTCACCCCTTCATGTATGGCATGACAAATAATCTAACAAGTTCTAGCATGGCCGCTTCAAATGCCAGTCATTTCAGTGTTTCTTCTGGAAGTAGTTCTGGTGGCTTTTCAGGTGGTGGCTTCTCCGGCGGTGGCGGAGGAGGCGGTGGTGGAGCTTTCTAA
- a CDS encoding undecaprenyl-diphosphate phosphatase yields MLFFEILKAIFFGVVEGITEWLPISSTGHLILVQEFIKMNQDKDFMDMFNIVIQLGAIIAVMVIYFERLNPFQPGKSARQVQLTWQLWLKVVIACVPSAIFGLLLDNWMEAHFYNFVVVALMLILYGYAFLWIEKRNEKVEPKVTELSRMSYKTAFLIGCFQVLSIVPGTSRSGATILGAIILGTSRPVAADFTFFLAIPTMFGYSGLKAVKFFLDGNHLAFSQILILLVASLTAFVVSMYAIKFLTDYVKKHDFTVFGKYRIALGSVLILYFFVSLFM; encoded by the coding sequence ATGTTATTTTTTGAAATATTAAAAGCCATCTTTTTTGGAGTTGTTGAGGGAATAACGGAGTGGCTTCCAATTTCTAGCACTGGCCATCTGATTTTGGTTCAAGAGTTTATTAAAATGAATCAAGATAAAGATTTCATGGACATGTTTAATATTGTTATCCAACTGGGCGCGATTATCGCTGTTATGGTCATTTATTTTGAACGCCTTAATCCCTTTCAACCTGGTAAGTCAGCGCGTCAAGTCCAATTAACATGGCAGTTGTGGTTAAAAGTTGTCATTGCCTGTGTACCATCGGCTATTTTTGGATTATTGCTTGATAATTGGATGGAAGCTCACTTCTATAATTTTGTAGTTGTTGCTCTCATGCTCATTTTGTATGGCTACGCCTTTCTATGGATTGAAAAACGCAATGAAAAAGTTGAACCAAAGGTGACGGAACTATCTCGAATGTCCTATAAGACTGCCTTCTTAATTGGATGCTTCCAGGTACTCAGTATCGTCCCAGGAACAAGTCGTTCAGGGGCAACTATTTTAGGGGCAATTATCTTAGGAACAAGTCGACCGGTCGCTGCTGATTTCACTTTTTTCTTAGCCATTCCAACCATGTTTGGTTATAGTGGCTTGAAAGCTGTTAAATTCTTTTTAGATGGAAATCATTTAGCTTTTTCACAAATATTGATCTTACTTGTGGCTAGTTTGACAGCTTTTGTGGTTTCTATGTACGCGATTAAATTCTTGACGGATTATGTGAAAAAACATGATTTTACAGTTTTTGGGAAATATCGTATTGCTTTGGGATCGGTTCTCATTCTCTATTTCTTTGTTAGTTTATTTATGTAA
- the mecA gene encoding adaptor protein MecA, with amino-acid sequence MEMKQISETTLKITISMDDLEERGMELKDFLIPQEKTEEFFYTVMDELDLPDNFKDSGMLSFRVTPRKDRLDVFVTKSDLNKEINFDDLADLGDVSQMTPEDFFKTIEKSMIEKGDVNAHEKLEKIEEMMEEAVDAVMTQNAEEQKEEESPFEPLDYVHYVLDFMTIQDAITFSKTVTFPIEASELYKSSDRYHMTILLDIQNQPSYYANVMYARLIEHALPGSKTRAYLQEHAHQLLEDHAVTELQKVELV; translated from the coding sequence ATGGAAATGAAACAAATCAGCGAAACAACGCTAAAAATCACTATTAGTATGGATGATCTGGAAGAAAGAGGAATGGAGTTAAAAGACTTCTTAATCCCTCAAGAAAAAACGGAAGAATTCTTTTACACTGTCATGGATGAGCTAGACTTACCTGATAATTTTAAAGACAGTGGTATGTTAAGTTTCCGAGTTACTCCAAGAAAGGACCGTTTGGATGTCTTTGTCACCAAATCAGATTTGAATAAAGAAATTAATTTTGATGATTTGGCAGACTTGGGAGATGTTTCTCAAATGACACCTGAAGACTTCTTCAAAACAATTGAGAAGAGTATGATTGAAAAAGGTGATGTTAACGCTCATGAGAAACTCGAGAAAATTGAAGAAATGATGGAAGAAGCAGTGGATGCTGTTATGACGCAAAATGCTGAAGAGCAAAAGGAAGAAGAGTCACCTTTTGAACCTCTAGATTATGTGCATTACGTTTTGGATTTCATGACCATTCAAGATGCCATTACCTTTTCTAAAACAGTGACCTTCCCGATAGAAGCTTCTGAATTATATAAAAGTTCTGACCGATATCACATGACCATTTTATTGGATATTCAAAACCAACCTTCTTATTATGCCAATGTCATGTATGCTAGATTAATTGAGCATGCACTCCCAGGTAGTAAGACTAGAGCTTACTTGCAGGAACATGCCCATCAATTACTGGAAGATCATGCAGTAACAGAATTACAAAAAGTAGAGTTGGTGTAA
- a CDS encoding glycosyltransferase family 4 protein, which yields MFPFTFDYVLVLIGAFLISLIATPFIRFLAFRVGAVDNPNARRINKVPMPSSGGLAIFIAFFMATLVFMPFVNPQVFMNGHSYLSYILPVVLGALMIVTTGFIDDIYEIRPKLKMLGIFFGAFIIWAFTSFRFDSFKIPFGGPLLHFGPIVTFFLTILWIVSITNAINLIDGLDGLVSGVSIISLVTMAIVSYFFLPQTDFFLTVTILILIASIAGFFPYNYHPAIIYLGDTGALFIGFMIGVLSLQGLKNATAVVVVTPVIILGVPIMDTAVAIIRRSLSGKKFYEPDKMHLHHRLLSMGFTHRGAVLVVYGIALLFSLTSLLLNVSSRVGGLLLMFGFLFGLEVLIEGLEIWGEKRTPLFNILKFIGNSDFRRSQSEKWKKKK from the coding sequence ATGTTTCCATTTACGTTTGATTATGTTTTAGTGCTTATAGGGGCTTTTCTCATTTCACTCATTGCAACGCCATTCATCCGTTTTTTGGCTTTTCGTGTCGGAGCAGTGGATAATCCCAATGCTAGACGGATCAATAAGGTACCAATGCCAAGTAGTGGAGGTTTGGCGATATTTATAGCCTTCTTCATGGCAACACTGGTTTTTATGCCTTTTGTAAATCCTCAGGTTTTTATGAATGGCCATAGCTACTTGAGCTACATTTTGCCTGTTGTTTTGGGTGCCTTGATGATTGTGACGACTGGTTTTATTGATGACATTTATGAAATCAGACCTAAACTCAAAATGTTGGGCATTTTCTTTGGTGCCTTTATCATTTGGGCCTTCACCTCTTTCCGTTTTGATAGTTTTAAGATCCCTTTTGGGGGACCATTGCTCCATTTTGGACCAATTGTCACTTTCTTTTTGACGATTTTGTGGATTGTTTCCATCACCAATGCCATTAATTTGATAGATGGTTTAGATGGACTTGTTAGTGGTGTTTCTATCATTAGTTTAGTGACAATGGCCATTGTTTCTTACTTCTTTCTACCACAGACAGATTTCTTTCTTACGGTAACCATCTTGATTTTGATCGCATCGATTGCTGGCTTTTTTCCTTATAATTACCACCCAGCCATTATTTACCTAGGTGACACGGGTGCTCTATTTATTGGTTTTATGATTGGTGTTCTTTCATTGCAAGGTTTAAAGAATGCAACGGCAGTAGTCGTTGTCACTCCGGTCATAATATTAGGGGTTCCTATCATGGACACTGCAGTTGCTATTATTAGACGGAGTTTATCAGGTAAGAAGTTTTACGAGCCAGATAAAATGCACCTTCATCACCGTTTGCTTTCCATGGGATTTACCCACCGTGGTGCAGTCTTGGTGGTTTATGGTATCGCATTGCTTTTCTCTTTAACTTCATTGTTGCTTAATGTATCCAGTCGTGTCGGTGGACTTTTGCTAATGTTTGGTTTCCTCTTTGGACTTGAAGTCTTAATTGAAGGACTTGAAATATGGGGTGAAAAACGAACACCCTTGTTCAATATTTTGAAATTTATAGGGAACAGTGATTTTCGTCGAAGTCAAAGCGAAAAATGGAAAAAGAAAAAATGA
- the sufC gene encoding Fe-S cluster assembly ATPase SufC: MSVLEIKNLHVSIEDKEILKGVNLTLKTGEIAAIMGPNGTGKSTLSAAIMGNPNYEVTEGEILLDGVNILDLEVDERARMGLFLAMQYPSEIPGITNAEFMRAAMNAGKEDDDKISVRDFITKLDQKMELLGMKEEMAERYLNEGFSGGEKKRNEILQLLMLEPKFALLDEIDSGLDIDALKVVSKGVNDMRQKDFGAMIITHYQRLLNYITPDLVHVMMDGRIVLSGDAQLAQRLEKEGYSGIAEELGIDYKEEV, translated from the coding sequence ATGTCTGTCCTTGAAATCAAAAATTTACACGTTTCTATCGAAGATAAAGAAATTTTAAAAGGGGTTAATCTAACCCTTAAAACAGGTGAAATTGCCGCAATCATGGGACCAAATGGTACTGGTAAATCTACCCTATCTGCGGCCATCATGGGGAATCCTAACTATGAGGTCACTGAAGGAGAAATTCTTTTGGATGGTGTTAATATCCTTGACTTAGAAGTGGATGAACGTGCTAGAATGGGACTCTTTCTAGCCATGCAATACCCATCTGAAATTCCTGGAATCACAAATGCCGAATTTATGCGTGCTGCAATGAATGCTGGAAAAGAAGATGATGACAAAATTTCAGTCCGTGATTTCATTACAAAGTTGGATCAAAAAATGGAATTATTAGGGATGAAGGAAGAAATGGCAGAGCGTTACCTTAATGAAGGTTTTTCAGGTGGTGAGAAAAAACGCAATGAAATTTTGCAACTCCTCATGCTAGAACCAAAATTTGCCCTTTTAGATGAAATTGATTCAGGTTTGGATATCGACGCCCTTAAAGTGGTTTCAAAAGGTGTCAATGACATGCGTCAAAAAGATTTTGGAGCCATGATCATCACCCATTACCAAAGACTCTTAAATTACATCACACCTGATTTAGTGCATGTGATGATGGATGGACGTATTGTCCTTTCTGGTGATGCACAATTAGCCCAACGACTTGAAAAAGAAGGCTATTCCGGAATCGCAGAAGAATTAGGCATCGACTATAAAGAAGAAGTTTAA
- the sufD gene encoding Fe-S cluster assembly protein SufD: protein MTFDNILRFSQAKAEPDWLVQRRQDAFKKIDELELPRIERVKFHRWNLGDGSIQESPEVTAVPDFVAIGDNPTLLQVGTQTVLEQLPMDLIEKGVVFTDFYQALEEIPEIIRDYFGSALAYDQDKLAAYHHAYFNSAAVLYVPDFVEISQPIEGIFLQDSDSDVAFNKHILIIAGKGSHFTYLERLESIGQGSAKASANISVEVIAKADSHIKFSAIDRLGETVTSFISRRGRLETNASIDWSLALMNEGNVVADFDSDLIGDGSQADLKVVAASSGRQVQGIDTRVTNYGKNSVGHILQHGVILERGTLTFNGIGHIIKGAKGADAQQESRVLMLSDKARSDANPILLIDENEVTAGHAASIGQVDPEDMYYLMSRGLDKDTAERLVIRGFLGAVIAEIPVKEVRENIISVLDQKLTARNKL from the coding sequence ATGACATTTGATAACATATTACGATTTTCGCAAGCAAAGGCAGAACCCGACTGGTTAGTTCAAAGACGCCAGGATGCCTTTAAAAAAATAGATGAACTGGAATTGCCAAGGATCGAACGGGTGAAATTTCATCGGTGGAACCTAGGCGATGGTAGTATTCAAGAAAGTCCAGAAGTAACAGCAGTGCCTGATTTCGTGGCCATTGGAGATAACCCAACCCTCCTTCAGGTTGGGACACAAACAGTCTTGGAACAGCTGCCAATGGATTTGATAGAAAAAGGAGTTGTTTTTACAGACTTTTATCAAGCTTTGGAAGAGATTCCAGAAATCATTCGAGACTATTTCGGAAGTGCACTAGCATACGACCAAGATAAATTAGCAGCCTATCATCATGCCTATTTTAATAGTGCTGCTGTTTTATACGTCCCTGATTTTGTTGAGATTTCTCAACCTATTGAAGGTATTTTCTTACAAGACAGTGATAGCGATGTTGCCTTTAATAAGCATATTCTCATTATTGCTGGGAAAGGAAGTCATTTTACCTATTTAGAAAGACTTGAGAGTATTGGACAAGGGTCAGCTAAAGCTAGTGCCAATATTAGCGTTGAAGTGATTGCCAAAGCGGATAGCCACATTAAGTTTTCTGCAATTGACCGACTTGGTGAAACGGTGACAAGCTTCATTAGCCGAAGAGGTCGACTCGAAACCAATGCTAGTATTGATTGGTCACTAGCCCTAATGAATGAAGGCAATGTCGTGGCAGATTTTGATAGTGACTTAATCGGTGACGGAAGTCAGGCAGATTTGAAAGTTGTTGCGGCCTCAAGTGGTCGTCAGGTTCAGGGGATTGATACACGCGTAACCAACTATGGTAAAAACTCAGTGGGTCACATCTTACAACATGGTGTTATTCTTGAACGTGGGACCTTGACCTTTAATGGCATTGGCCACATCATCAAAGGTGCTAAGGGTGCGGACGCCCAACAAGAAAGCCGTGTCTTAATGCTTTCTGATAAGGCACGCAGTGATGCCAATCCAATCCTTTTGATTGATGAAAACGAGGTGACTGCGGGACACGCAGCCTCTATTGGGCAAGTGGACCCAGAAGACATGTACTATCTCATGAGTCGTGGCTTAGACAAGGATACCGCAGAAAGACTTGTGATCAGGGGCTTTTTAGGGGCTGTGATTGCAGAAATTCCAGTCAAAGAAGTCAGAGAAAACATCATTTCTGTCTTGGATCAAAAATTAACAGCTCGGAACAAGCTTTAA